Genomic DNA from Microbacterium sp. NC79:
GAGCGCGGACTCTTCGGCTGAGCGAATCGCGTGGATCAGAGATTCGGGGGGCATGGAGTGTGCGGATTTCTCCGCATGAGCCATGGTTCGCGCTTCGGAGAACTTTCCCTCAGCGGCTAGAGCCCATACGGCTTGATGTTCGGGCTTTATCTGCGAAAATTCGGCGTGTGGCGCCTGCGAAAGCAACGCCTTGATTTGCTCAGAAACCCTCGAGTCTTCCGCACGATCTCCCGTCCGCCGGTCTAGATACTTGAGAATGTTCTTCCAAGAATCCTGAGTGAATACCATTGACCAGTATTCGCGCTCGACTGAACGGAATCCAGACTGCTGCACCAGTGAAGCGCAGGTTGATTCTTCGAGAAAGTAGCTGACGGTGTAATCGACGGATCCTGCGGCGGAGGTCATGGAACCGGACCCGGGACGATCACGGTAAATGTATGTCTGCACCGGTGTGACGGCTACTGTCGTCGCGCTAAGCAGGACGCTCATCATTGCGACGATGTCATTTGAGCGTGGCACTCCAGGAAATGGGAAGGCGGTCCCTAGCCAGTGCTCTCTCCGGATCAAACGATTCCACACGGCTCGGTGCCGCGCTAACTGAGGATGAGTTTGGATCGAAACATTTTCGAGTGGTAAAGCATACGCATGGTTGAACCCGGTGCTTGCATCCCAAGTCGAGATTGCAAAGAACTTCAGGTAGCTACCGTTGACTATGTCGGCATTCGAGCGCCTCGCAATCGACAACATGCGGTAGTAGGCGCGAGGGGGGATGAGGTCATCGCCATCGGCAAACGCAAGATACTCGCCACGAGCAAGCTCAATTCCAGCGTCACGTGCCTGGCCGCCGCCAGCACCCGGCGATCGAATGAGACGGACCCTGCTGTCTTCCGCTGTATGCGCAACAACGCGTTCCCAAGTTCCGTCGGTTGAACCGTCGTCAACTACGATCACCTCAAGGCTTACGCCAACGGACGCCCGGATGCTCTCAAGAAGTTCATCGATGTATGCTTCGACATTGAAAGTCGGGATGACAATCGAAATATCGATCGTGCTCGTGTCGTGTTGAGTGCGGGGGGCAATTGCAGGGTGCGAAACGAACCGGTCAATAAATGCAGCGCGTGGTGTCTCGTTTTCCCGAAGTCCTAGCGATGACCAAGCAGGCGCTTGGAGCCGCGACATATCAAAGTCTGGAACGTCGGACGGGCGCATTCGCCTGGGTTGCTCGAGCGGGGTGTCTACGAGCGACGAATATCCCAATGCAATGAGAGCGAGCTGCCACCTTGGTCGGACAGGGACGTTGGCCAATGCGGTGCTTGAGAGATCCGCTACTAGGTCGCGAATGAAATTAGCGGCATCGTGCCGGTCGGCTTGGGACGCAAGTAGTTGCAGTGCTTTGCCGCACAGGACGTGTCGTTCGATAATTTGGCGCGCAAATGCCTCGCGTACTTCACGGGATGTGTTTGATAGCGCTTCCCAAATTTTTAGCTGATCAGCAACCCAATCCTTCGACATCGGAACAGTGGTGCTTTCAGAGATTCGCACATTGCAAAACACGATTGAACGAGGGAGGACGTCGATTGACTTTGCCGACGCGTAAAGGCGCGCGACGAGTAGCTCCTCATGCCATGGCTCTTCTTCCTCGACGAGAGAGCGGAGCAATTTCAGATCTACAACTTTTGTGCACAACAGATCATCCGTTATGAGCGCCGGACGATCCTGCAGTGAGATACCTTGCGCCGCGGTGTCAAGCGCGTTCTCTGCGACTCGCGTCACACGAGTCCGCGCACGTGCGATGGACTCAGCGACTCCCACGCCCATCTGTGATTCAGTCGATTGCACCGAGCCCATCAGGGCGGCGTAGCCCCCCGCCGCGGCGAGGCCATTTGAATCAGCCACAGTGACCCATCGGGCTTTGCTAGCGTCGAGGCCTGCCGCTAGTGCGAAATTTCGACCCCGTTCGCTGTCCACGCCAATCGCGCGTACCCTGCTATCTTCAGTAGCCGCGGTATGAACGACATTCGCTATATCCGGGCGTCGGTCCTGATCGAGGACGAGGACGACTTCAAACGCCAGATCACGTTCGCGTCGCATCGACCACAGTAGATCACTTACTTCGTTCGCTGACTGCGGGAGGATAACGATCACGCTGAGGCTCGGGACCGCGTTCATAGCGCCTTTCGGGAGTTCGTGGAGGTAGAGGCGAGGTCCTCGATCAGCGACACATACGCCCAAGTCATGTGCAGGGTCGAATAACGTGCCGCAAACTTGCGTGCAGAGTCACGAACTTGCGTACTTTGTGAGAGTGCCCGATTGATCGCGGTCGCAAGCGCCATAACCTGGTCGGTACCGGTTTCGTAAAAGCTGACCCATGGCTGCGCGCCATATTCCGCTACCAAATGGGCTTCAGCAGGCAGAATGCACGGTCTACCGAAGGTAGCTGAGAGTAAGACGCTACCCGAGTTCAGCACGCGTTCGTATGGGAAAACCATGACATCGCACGCGGCGAACCAGGTCGCAATGTCGGAGTCGCTGACAAAGGCATGGTGCCGAACTGTTTGCACGCCTTTTGGCAACATCTGTTCGATCACCGGAATATCCTCTGGGGGAGTTTTGCCAGCGAGTACGAGAACGAGCTCATCCACTCGCAACGCTGCTTCCTCGACAGCTTTCAAGAGGACTGGGACGCCTTTGTACCCGCGAATCTGCCCCACAAAGCCGACCACTGATGCGGATTCTGGAATCCCCAGAATGGCGCGTGCTACATCTTGAGATGGCGGTTCGGCGTAGATGCCTGCATAGCTCGCGTGCGCCAAGGTCACAAGCTTGTCGGGAGGTAAATCGTAATACTCAGACACAGCCTGGCG
This window encodes:
- a CDS encoding glycosyltransferase, with translation MLYIGARAEGWRVEGSKNFDALEQALPGLGDGDIFHIHWTSPILNPAWAHHQARLSLQRFERLLTQFRDAGVRILWTVHNTLAHNTPHTTLEIELAKLLAARADRIIQLNASTRQAVSEYYDLPPDKLVTLAHASYAGIYAEPPSQDVARAILGIPESASVVGFVGQIRGYKGVPVLLKAVEEAALRVDELVLVLAGKTPPEDIPVIEQMLPKGVQTVRHHAFVSDSDIATWFAACDVMVFPYERVLNSGSVLLSATFGRPCILPAEAHLVAEYGAQPWVSFYETGTDQVMALATAINRALSQSTQVRDSARKFAARYSTLHMTWAYVSLIEDLASTSTNSRKAL
- a CDS encoding glycosyltransferase family 2 protein, with protein sequence MNAVPSLSVIVILPQSANEVSDLLWSMRRERDLAFEVVLVLDQDRRPDIANVVHTAATEDSRVRAIGVDSERGRNFALAAGLDASKARWVTVADSNGLAAAGGYAALMGSVQSTESQMGVGVAESIARARTRVTRVAENALDTAAQGISLQDRPALITDDLLCTKVVDLKLLRSLVEEEEPWHEELLVARLYASAKSIDVLPRSIVFCNVRISESTTVPMSKDWVADQLKIWEALSNTSREVREAFARQIIERHVLCGKALQLLASQADRHDAANFIRDLVADLSSTALANVPVRPRWQLALIALGYSSLVDTPLEQPRRMRPSDVPDFDMSRLQAPAWSSLGLRENETPRAAFIDRFVSHPAIAPRTQHDTSTIDISIVIPTFNVEAYIDELLESIRASVGVSLEVIVVDDGSTDGTWERVVAHTAEDSRVRLIRSPGAGGGQARDAGIELARGEYLAFADGDDLIPPRAYYRMLSIARRSNADIVNGSYLKFFAISTWDASTGFNHAYALPLENVSIQTHPQLARHRAVWNRLIRREHWLGTAFPFPGVPRSNDIVAMMSVLLSATTVAVTPVQTYIYRDRPGSGSMTSAAGSVDYTVSYFLEESTCASLVQQSGFRSVEREYWSMVFTQDSWKNILKYLDRRTGDRAEDSRVSEQIKALLSQAPHAEFSQIKPEHQAVWALAAEGKFSEARTMAHAEKSAHSMPPESLIHAIRSAEESALLPPAAANTLVLKYLGRRFISDAAWRNEVFASALPIIRRRLLDPVMPLVFVPHSWEERLGHAILAGDLAVVLAAFSPEKTSINARLHQGAPAKLVGPAPGLSPEGGVRIMARRHRSNDRARIPVGHATRVDGRWSAELSVAAFPSTGVWAIELEYEDAYGMRRSHLRIDGNEERFGLSVFRRVVTAHAGKNHSLIRVREPLPIRARQKAYKLLRITPRK